A stretch of Camelus bactrianus isolate YW-2024 breed Bactrian camel chromosome 26, ASM4877302v1, whole genome shotgun sequence DNA encodes these proteins:
- the ZNF703 gene encoding zinc finger protein 703: MSDSPAGSNPRTPESSGSGSGGGGKRPAVPAAVSLLPPADPLRQANRLPIRVLKMLSAHTGHLLHPEYLQPLSSTPVSPIELDAKKSPLALLAQTCSQIGKPDPPPSSKLNSVAAANGLGAEKDPGRSSSGAASASAALKQLGDSPAEDKSSFKPYSKGSGGGDSRKDSGSSSVSSTSSSLSPGDKAGFRVPSATCTPFPPHGAPVSASSSSSSPGGSRGGSPHHSDCKNGGGGGGGELDKKDQEPKPSPEPAAVSRGSGGEPGAHGGAEAGASGRKSEPPSALVGAGHVAPVSPYKPGHSVFPLPPSSIGYHGSIVGAYAGYPSQFVPGLDPSKSGLVGGQLSGGLGLPPGKPPSSSPLTGASPPSFLQGLCRDPYCLGGYHSASHLGGSSCSTCSAHDPAGPSLKAGGYPLVYPGHPLQPAALSSSAAQAALPGHPLYTYGFMLQNEPLPHSCNWVAASGPCDKRFATSEELLSHLRTHTALPGAEKLLAAYPGASGLGSAAAAAAAAASCHLHLPPPTAPGSPGSLSLRSPHTLGLSRYHPYGKSHLSTAGGLAVPSLPTAGPYYSPYALYGQRLASASALGYQ, encoded by the exons ATGAGCGATTCGCCCGCTGGATCTAACCCAAGGACACCCGAaagcagcggcagcggcagcggcggcggcgggaagAGGCCAGCGGTGCCGGCGGCGGTGTCCCTCTTGCCCCCGGCGGACCCCCTGCGCCAGGCTAACCGGCTTCCTATCAGGGTCCTGAAGATGCTGAGCGCTCACACCGGCCACCTCCTGCACCCGGAGTACCTGCAGCCGCTGTCCTCCACTCCCGTCAGCCCGATTGAG CTGGACGCCAAGAAGAGTCCTTTGGCGTTGCTGGCGCAGACTTGCTCGCAGATCGGCAAGCCGGACCCGCCGCCCTCGTCCAAGCTCAATTCGGTAGCGGCGGCCAACGGGCTGGGAGCGGAGAAGGACCCTGGCCGCTCCTCCTCGGGCGCCGCCTCCGCGTCTGCTGCCCTCAAGCAGCTGGGGGACTCCCCGGCCGAGGACAAGTCCAGCTTCAAGCCCTACTCCAAAGGCTCCGGTGGCGGCGACTCCCGCAAAGACAGCGGCTCTTCCTCCGtgtcctccacctcctcctccttgtccccCGGAGACAAGGCGGGTTTCAGAGTCCCCAGCGCCACCTGCACGCCGTTTCCCCCGCATGGAGCGCCGGTCTCCGCGTCGTCGTCCTCGTCCTCTCCCGGTGGCTCCCGGGGCGGCTCCCCGCACCACTCTGACTGCAAGaacggcggcgggggcggcggcggggagcTGGACAAGAAAGACCAGGAGCCCaagcccagccctgagcctgcagcCGTGAGCCGCGGCAGCGGTGGCGAGCCGGGCGCGCACGGCGGCGCCGAGGCCGGGGCCTCCGGGCGCAAATCCGAGCCGCCCTCCGCTCTGGTGGGGGCTGGCCACGTGGCGCCAGTGTCGCCCTACAAACCGGGCCACTCGGTGTTCCCGCTGCCACCCTCCAGCATCGGCTACCACGGCTCCATCGTAGGCGCCTACGCCGGCTACCCGTCTCAGTTCGTGCCTGGCCTGGATCCGAGCAAGTCCGGCCTCGTGGGAGGCCAGCTGTCGGGGGGCCTGGGCCTGCCACCGGGCAAGCCTCCCAGCTCCAGCCCGCTCACCGGGGCCTCCCCGCCCTCCTTCCTGCAGGGATTATGCCGCGACCCCTACTGCCTGGGAGGCTACCACAGCGCCTCGCACCTCGGAGGCTCCAGCTGCTCCACTTGCAGCGCGCACGACCCGGCCGGGCCCAGCCTGAAGGCGGGGGGCTACCCGCTGGTGTACCCCGGGCACCCGCTGCAGCCCGCCGCGCTCTCGTCCAGCGCCGCGCAGGCCGCACTCCCCGGCCACCCGCTCTACACTTACGGCTTCATGCTGCAGAACGAACCGCTGCCGCACAGCTGCAACTGGGTGGCGGCCAGCGGGCCGTGCGACAAGCGCTTCGCCACCTCGGAGGAGCTGCTCAGCCACTTACGGACTCACACGGCCCTGCCCGGCGCGGAGAAACTTCTGGCCGCCTACCCGGGGGCCTCGGGCCTGGGCagcgccgccgcggccgccgctgccgccgcctcctGCCATCTGCACCTCCCCCCGCCCACCGCCCCGGGCAGCCCCGGGTCGCTGTCATTGCGGAGTCCACACACTTTGGGGCTAAGCCGGTACCACCCCTATGGCAAGAGCCACTTATCCACGGCCGGGGGCCTGGCCGTGCCGTCCCTCCCCACAGCCGGACCCTACTACTCACCATACGCGCTGTACGGACAGAGACTGGCCTCAGCCTCCGCGCTCGGATACCAGTAA